The genomic interval AGACTGTGGGTTCCAGGGAGAAGAGGGGCACTGCCAGAAAGAGCTGATTCTCTCCTCACACTGCACGTGATCCAGCCAGGTGGGGCCGGACACCCTACCATAGGGTAGGCGCATTTCCAGAGACCCTCTGttcccacagcccagctccttgCATGCCAGCGACACCGTTTTGGGAGTCACTGAGTTGGAGCAAACGCCACCCCATGTGCCATTGTAGAAAACTTGCAGCCGCCCGGAGCAATTGTTGCTGTTCTCCAGCCTCAGGGCCATGAAATCTGGGAGGAAAGACCCCAAAACCTAACAGGCTACTCTGGGGCTCTGGGGGCAGAGAAGCCTCTTcacccaacacacacacacacacacacagagcaggcTCTCAGCTGGGCAGAGGCACCTCCCTTTTGCCAGGGGACAATGATGTCCCTGATGGCCGGACACCCACGCCCTCCCTGACAACCCTTGGGGACACCTGGTGGGACCAAGGAGGTTCATGCAGGGGCACCCCCAGGACAGgctgaggcaggaggggctcagAGACAGCCAGGAACAGCCTCAGCCATTGCCAGCTTTCCCCTTGTTCCCACTTCCCCAGGCACAGGgatcccaccacagctcctggcaCACACCTGAGCAGATGACTCCTGCGTCCTCTTTGTGCCCACagtcctgctgctcccaggacACTGCTGGGCAATCCCAGAGAGCAGATTCATTCCCAGAGCAGTTCACGTTGTCCAGCCAGATCTCCCCGGAGCCTGCCCCGAATTGAGCGAAGCGAACGGCATCCACTGCCCCTCCGCAGTCCAGCTGGCGGCAAACGACGGTGGCATCAAGCAGGTCCCAGCCATCATCGCAGACagtgccccagctgccctggtTGTAGACCTCCACTCTCCCGGCGCAGCGCCCAGGCCCGTCCACCAGCCGGATTTGCCAACTCCCTGTGGTGGGAAGAAACCCCGGCTGCCATCAGGGGCTGGTGTCCACCCAGCCCAGAGCCTGCGGGGGGGGAtgggcaggggggtctgggcagtGCCACTCACCTGAGCAAACCACCCCCACGTCCTCCATCATCTCCGCCACCCGCGCATTCTTGGGCAGGGAGGTGCGGCAGGCGGTCAGGCTGGTCTCCTGCCCTGCACACCGGACCCCTCGCAGCCCCACGGGGCCCCTCCCTCTCTGAGCCTTCAGGGGTTTGTAGGCTGCCGTCGCTGCTCCACACCGCAGCTGCTGGCACACCACATTGGCCTCCTGCATGTCCCAGTTGTCATCCAGGACTCTGCCCCATGTCCCGTGGTGGAAGATCTCCACTCGCCCGTTACACTGGCTCTCCCCACCCACCAGTCGCAGGGATTTGGAGTCAGCTGGGCCTGGGAAGAGCAGCCATGGTCCAGCCTTGGTGGCATTGGTGGCATGCCTCCAGGCTCTGATCCTTGGAGCTTGCCTGCCTATCCCCAGCCCTCCACAAGGAGCTCCTGGGCCAGGGCTCCATGGGGCTGGTTGCCACTTCCTGAGCCTTCCTGAATGAGGTGCCAGCCTTGCTCTTGGCAGGGCAGAGTCACAGAGCATCCCCCTGCCAAGGCAGGTCCCGTGGGAGGGACCAGCGTGGGCCAGGGGTGGGCAGTGCCACAACAGGCTTTGCCCAGCCTCAGCACTGTCACTGCTGAGACCCAGCACAGCCCGCATGGCTCTGCCTGTCCGTGTCCCTGGGAATGGGGACCGGGAGCCGGCGtccctggcagggagcagagcgAGGGGGGCCTGCCCAAGCGAGCGGTACAAGCCTGGGGCTTGTGCTGAGCAGGGGGCAAAGCCtgtctgttaaagaaaatgtatctggaattaagaaatttaaattaagacttttaaagtgctgaagctgctgaatGGCAGAACCAAGCCTCGTCCCTAGTGTAGCCCTgatccaaggctggtttaaaacttgGTCAAGTTCATCAGTGGCAGAACAGAGAAGCAACAGATGATCAATTTGTGCACACAGGTGCTCCCAGAAATGTGGGTGTTTCTAGGAAAAATTAGTATACAAATAGGAATATTCATATTAGTATTCAATATTACTAGGAGTAATCAGAGTATTCAGAATTAgtgaataggaattgcttgttcaaagacgAAGCGTGCTTGAAGgagtgtgtgagttaaagcagcagaaagaagatcaCGATCCGAGGAGGAGCCTGGAACCGAGGAGATGAATCCCCTGGGACAGGGTCAAGTGATGGATTTGCAGAATTGACAGGACCAAAGGAAACTCCTAAAAACTTCAGACACCAACTAATGGTTTGATAAGTGTCTATAAGCCATGCTGTATCGCTTggttctctgccactcactggGGTGGTGGCCCAGCTCCGAGTGGTAATGAAAGCAAGCCCAGCGGTAACCACATCCGCGTGTTTTCCCTTTAACACCAGCCCCACTTGAAGCTCAGCCCCTTGgtgtgctgctcctgctgggggCACCCCGGCAGACCCTGTGGTGGTCAGCTTGGGCTCTGAGCATATCCctggggggctgggacagggccGTCTGCAGCCAGAGGAGTGGGGAcaagccctgcagccctgtcccAGGCCCATCCCACCATGGATGAGTCTGAATGGTGGAGTCCTGGCCGTGGATCCAGGGCTGGAACTGCCACCTTGAATGGCAAAGACACCTGCCCCTATTCAGTCCTCTGCTCTCCCACAGCAGAGCCGTCAGTCCGAGTGGGGAAAGCCCTCCAGATTGCTCCTGGTGGAATCCTGGCACTGGCACGGGGTACCCTGCTTTGGGTTGCTGTCTTGCATTCAAGAGGGAAATGGAATTAACCCATTTTTTGTTCTCCCAGCACTCACCTGAGCAAATGACAGCGGCTTCATCCTCACGGGAGCAGGGTGAGGCCCCCAGGGTGGTCATGGAGCACTGCCCCAGGTGCTCTTCAGTCCCGTTACAGTGAAATGAATCTCTCCAGATGGGGCCAGTTCCTCTCCCAAAGCGCCCTCGCTCGGGAATGGTCTCCGCAAACCCGCAGTTGAGGTGACGACAGAGAACGTGGGCATCCAAGAGATCCCAGCGGGAGGCACAGAGGCTGCCCCAGGTCCCCTGCACCTGGACCTCCACCCTCCCCTCGCACGCTGTGCCATTGTTCAGCCTGAACCCCGTGTACTCTGGGAACAGAGAAGGACGAGGCAGGGCAGACCTGTGCTCTCGCTCcctcagcagctggaggagaggccAAGCGGAGGAGACCCtgcccttctcttccttctgcatCACTTTAGGGCTGCAGGCAACCACGTCACGCCTGCCATCCTCACGCCTGGCGCAGCACCCTCCCTGCCCTActcccctgtccccagcatcACCCTCCTGTTTGACGCCCCAGCAGGAATCCTTACGTGTACAGATGATGCCAGCGGCGTTCCCGTGGGTGCAAGGCTGGTCCCTGGGAGGTCCCCTGGGGCAGGAGACGAGGAGGGATTCATTCCCCATGCACTGCAGTAGTCCGTTCCACATGGGACCGGCGTGCTCTCCAAAGGGAGCTGCCCCAACCACGGACAGGGCTGCGCCGcactgcagctccctgcagacCACATCAGCGGCTTTGGGACCAAAGTCTGAGTCACAGACGGCTCTCCAGCTGCCCCTGCTATGGATCTCCACGCGTCCTGAGCAGGGGCTGTCACCTCCAGTCAGCTGGACAAATCCTGGAGAAATCAAAGACTCCTAGGAGTCCCTCGAGCCCTCTGGCAGTTACATGCCCACGTCCCATCtccaaggcagctgcaggcaaaaagcccaccacacccccccAGAGCTCCCAGGGGGTGCTGGTGTCCCAGACATGCCAGGGCccccctgctgctcctcagacATCAGCACGGCACTTGTGGGTTTCCTTCTCTCCCaaacccccagccccaggggcgGCTCAAAGCCTGGCACCGGGCATGGCAGCACCCAGAGCACCAGAGCCCAAGGAGACCCTGCCCcggggctgtgggtggccgcGTGAGCTGCTCTCAGTGCCACTGGCCTCAGGGGACCTGGTCCTCAGCACTGTGAGAGAGGTCCTGGCTGAATGGGAGGAGAAAGATGGGAACCAACAGAGGCTGCGGGCCCAGGGCACCCACAGAGGGTGGGCTGCGCCACATCAGGGGTCAGGCAAGGGCAGGTTCCCGCTGGCCCTTCCTCAGGGCTCAAGGAAACCAGCAATGACTGTCCCAGCCTAGCAGTGTGACCAGCCACACCAGGCCATTCCCCAGTGCCCCCCGTTTCCCTGAGGGCACATCCAGGtgccttcccccaccccagccgCAAAGGTGGGCGATTGGCTGGCCCCGTACCTGAACAGATCACTCCAGCATCCAAACTGTGGTTACAGTCCTCCTGGTACTCTCTTCTGTTTGTGCAGTCAGACAGGGCACGCTCTGTGCCGCGGCAGTGAACGCCAAACATCCAGACAGGGCCAGATCCTGGCCCGAAGTATTCGTACTTAGGAGCTCCCACAGCAGACCCACAACCCAGCTGGTTACAAACCACCGTAGCATCCTTCATGTCCCAGAATACACCACACACGGTCCCCCACTGGCCTTGTTGCTTCACCTCCACTCTCCCAGCACAGCGCCTGCCGCCGTTCACCAGCctcacctctgcagcccctTCAAATATCAACACAGGATGGGTCAGGAGAGGTCTCCGCGGCCCAGACTGGATCACGGGCACGTGGATGGGAACCCTTCACCCTCTGGGTGATCCCCAGGGCGGTGTGGGTGTGAGAGTCCCTCCTCTCCCCGCAGGCTGCAAAAAGCCTGGGGGTGCCCGGTGAGAGACCTGCTGGGCCGTTGAGCACCCCATAGCCTGCAGCACCTTCTCCCACTGCCTCTTGCCCATGCCCACCCATACGGCACATCCAGCCCTGCACCAGGcaccctctcctccccagcccatCAACCTCTGCACGGTGCCATGTCCCCAGGCCCTCATCCCTCTCTCCCAACCAAAGGGACATAGGGAAAGGCATAGCACTAGCTGAATGAAGCCCCTTCTCCCCCTCGCCTCAGTGGCACCTGCAAAGAAACCCCATTCCCAGCGGTGTCCCAACAACCGCGCTGCTGCCTGCTGACCCCAGGCTGTGGGACAAGGGACCCCAGGCTTACCCCTGCACAGCtgcacccagggcagcagccacagcacctgAAAGAACAGGAgtccctccttccccatcctgaGCTGCACCTCACTCCCTGTCACGGCTCCTGGGCACTGACAGGGACGATGACGCCAGGAGGCTAATATACCCCTGCAGATGCCgacccagctgcaggaggagccaatagaagcagcagcaccttttTAGACGCTATCCGGAGCTATCTCCCCCTCCGACACAGGCTAGCCCTCCAATGAATTTCTCCAGCACTGTTCATGACCATATATGAGGGACACATGTCTGTCCTGAGGTGGGCGCCATGGTTGCTGCAGCGGGAGATTGTTGTGGGACAAGCTGGGTGTGGAGGGCAAATGAGTCTGTCACCCCCTTGCACCCCTCTACGGGGACTGGGAGCACTGGGCATCTCCTGCGCTTGGCTCATCCAAGAAGTCAAGAGGCCAAGAGGCCATCTGCCCCTGAGCGGTGGGAACCACAACACTGAAACCGCTCTGGGGTCTGCATCAGGACAGGAAGGAaacagcccctgcccctgctaCAGACCCCACCgtgctgggagcagtggctgggaAAGATCCTTGCCCAGGGAAAGAGCTTCATCCCAGGAGCTCTGGCTGGCTTGTCCCACCTTGAAGCACCCCACGGTGGGTCccctgcaggagctgcaccATGTCCCCGTCACGGCAGCAGACATGCCACCCAAAGGCTCAGAAGTGTCCCTGCCTCTCAGCATGTCACCCAGGAGCCGTTATTCCCCTGGGCAGATTGGGAGCTGGAGCCTGCAGGTGCACAAACCACAGCCCACGTGGCTTCGCGGCATccgccgcgctccccccgcAGCGCCTGGGTGAGAAGCCTGTGGTTTCCTCCTGGCAGCATGCTCAGGCACATCCCTGCAAGAGATGGAGCCAGGCAGCTCCTGTCCCTCAGGATGCCCCATGTGGCTGCTTCACACTGAGCCCCACGGCCATGGGATGCCACTGGAGATGTGACTTCAGAGCCTCCTGGTGCCACTCCCATGTTACACTGTCACACGCGGGCACGTGCCGTGTACAGTTCTTCCAAAAACCTGTATTTAGGGTGCATGTGGGTGTGTGTGCACATTATTTTGATGATATCAGAGGCACCTACACAAGCCATAGCCCTGCTCTTGGCCTAAgatctgctccagcaccagtGAAACTACATGCTCCTACACAAGCCACGTGCATCCTGCTGGCCTGTGCATCACTCGGCCACAGGTGATGTCATAGCACCTATGCCTGTCATGTGCCTGTTCCTGGCCTATCAGGTGTTCCGGCACCACTGACATCACAAGGACGTTCACAAGCCGTGTGCCAGCGCCTGGCCTATCATTGACTCAGGTGCCAGTAGCCTCACAAGCACCTACACAATCCATAACTTGCTCCTACTCTATCAGCCGCCTGGGCACAAACGACCTCCTAAGACGCTGCACAACCCACGGGCCCTTTCCTGGCCTATGGGGTCCTCCAATGACGTCGCAAACCCCTACATACACTTTTGGCCTTCACTTGGCCTATCATCTACTCAGCCACGGGCAACCTCCGCAAGCACGTATCCACCCGTTTGCCACCTCCTGGTGTTCAGGTCCTCCACAAGCCGTGAGCCTCCTCGGGGTCCCTCAGCTACCGTGGCAGCTGCCACCTCACAAGCACATTGGCCACATGCTCCCCCGTGGTGGCACAACTCCAGTCACACCCTCACCCCTCCACAGCGAGATGCAAGGGACTGGTGGAAAGGCAAAAGTCAGAGAAAAACTCAAGGGTTTATCCATTTTATACCTCAGGCTTTGTGGCCATGTTGATTTCATTTCTATAGATTTATAGGGAAGCCGGACgtgctccttttccttttgtttctattcacatttaaatatttatttaatcagGAGGACCTGAACAGCCAGGATGTGGCAAATGGGTGGATATATGCTTGTGAAGGTCGCTCGTGGTTGAGTAGCTGATATgccatatatatacacacacatatatatacacacttctatatatacacatatatagaAGTGTAtccaaaaaattaaatatttaaatattaagcaTTTAATTCTTCAGTCTATTCACTCTTATTAAATGAGGTTTGATGTGTTTCATACCTATGCCTTTGtggctgaattaattttaattctatAGCTTTATAAATGACCATCTGTACATAGAAATGTATACACATACAGACATATATAGAAGTGTATCCATAAAATTACTGTGTCCACTTTTCAATGCTGGCTGAGAACACACAAGCGTGACGGTGCCGAGGAGTAGCCATCAGCCAGCCACCGAGCAGCGTGACGTGACACGAAACGGCTGCAGAAATGGGCTGAGAAGAACCTCATGGGGTCCTGCCCCTGAGGACAGAGAGCCCCTGGCACCAGGACGTGATGGGAACACCAGCATGTACAGCAGCTTGGTAGAAAAGGtgctggtggacaccaagttggcCATGAACCATGAGTTTTTGCCACAAAGGCAGCTAGCTCATGGTGGAGGGAGAGGGTCCTTCACCTCTGttctggtgaggccacacctggagaagctgggtccagtgctgggcttcccagtacaagagagacatgggcatactggagagagtccaggGAAGATGAGGAAGGGATTGGAGCATTAGGTTGCAGGGCTGGTGCCGTACTCATGCCATGATCATGAATCTACCTTTGAGAAGCCAGATCTATCTTTGAGAAGTCGGGTCTGCCTTTGAGAAGAAGCTGAGTCTGTTGGGAGACGATGGGATTCACCTGACCAACTGGGACAAGTGGGTCTTCATCAGCAAGCTGGCCAGACTTCTACGGAGAGCTTTAGACTAGACTTAGGGAAGGGCCACCAAGACGATGAAGAGACAGGAGCAGCTCTCCTAGGAGAgactgagggagctgggatggcccagcctggagaagacactGGGGAAGTCTCatcaatgtgtgtgtgtgtatatatatatatatatagtctaTAGATACCCACAGGGAAGGTGTGGAGAAGCCGGGTCCCCTCCGCCACCATTTTGGGAACAACATGAAATCAAGATGGGTTCTTGAGCATTTAATgatgcaggaaaggaaagaagggacaAGACAGGACAGAAGCCACCAGCAAAGGGCACAGGGACACACAGAAGCACTCCTTGGCCAGCACTGGGGTGGTAGAGGGGCTCCAGCTCCCCAGACCCTCCcttgggggctgctggggggcagagTTGGCCAACTGAGGACAGCAGTAGCAGCACTGGGGACATGTCCATGGGGATGATCTCCAAGTTCGTGCTGTAGCTCAGCAGGGTTGGAGGGACAGGGAATGCTTGGGGTGCCTGAGCAGCCAATGGTGGGTCCAAGTGAGAGCTTCTCACCTGGCCTCAGGGAACAGGGGTTTGGGTGTTTGGAAGCTTGGGCTGCTCCAGGAGCCCACACATAGCTCATGTGTTGCCTCCAGAGCTGGAATGAGAGGTACATGTTTCCTCTGCGCCCATGGGGACAAGCCACCCCATCGCAAGAAAGGGGCTAATGGCTGCCTTGAGCTGGCCTCTCCTGGCCGTAGGCAGGGATGTTGATCTGACTGGTCTTTGCAGCCGTCCTCCAGACGGAGAGGATGTTCTTGATGGGAATGTTTGGTTCCAGGACATTTGTGAGGATGGCGACAGAGTCCTCAGGGATTTTGTTGTCTTCCAGAAAGCACCTAAAGGcaaactgcagcctgtgggtgAGGCAGAGGAGGTGGGGTGAGCAGGTGGAGGTGGGATGGAtgtcccaccacccccagcagccAATCATGGCCGATGCTGGCTGTCAACAATAAGCACTATCTTGGTTAAGGTTGCTGGTCAATAGCGGCTCTCAATGATGGCCAAGGTTTCTGGTCAATGGTGGCCAATGCCTCATGTTAGAGGCTACCTTGGAGTATCTCCAGTGGCATCAGGAGCCCACGAGTCAGCTGATGGTCAGGCATAAGAAAAAGCTCTTCCCATCAGGGGTGATGCCACTTTGGGACAGCCCCGAAGATAAGCATCTCCAAAGACAGAGACACACCAACTCGCAACCAGTTGAGGCCTTGAGTAACCTGCCTGGAGCAGGACTTGGACGAGAGACCTTCAGAGGTCCTTCCCCAACCAGACCCTCCTAGGAAGCTGTTACTTCTGCCACCACTCTGTCTGTCCCAGGATATGATCTGGACTTACGGATGGTCAGGCTGGTGCTTGGACAGTGCCACCATGATCATCTCGTGCAGCTCGATGAGGAAGAGGTCGAGGTTGGTGTTGGACAATTTGGAGGACAAGGCTTTTGCCTGCATTGCATCCAGATTTGCTTGGAACTGCTTGGGTACCAAGCAGAAGGGATCCTAAAAAGACCACCAGCGTCAGCAACAGGGAGaccccagcacaccccacccAGATGGATCTGGAAGCAACATCTGATGGAGGAAGGAGAACCACAACCCTCTTGTCTCCTTGAACCTCACATCAGGGCCACCCAGAGAGCTTCCAAGATGTGAGCCAGACTTGAAAGTACCCAGGGGAGTGGATTATCTTGAGGATGGGCCAGAGACCTTGATTTTACCCAGGGAAGGGATGAGACAGAGGTGTCAAAAacgctgcctggctgcagcagtgtagatctcctttctcctcccaggggaacaaaacccctcccttccccaagcctCATCTCCCTCACCTGGTTCATCTGTGCCAACAGCATGGACCTGCGAGCTGCCAGGACCTGCCACAGTGACAGGATGTGCTTCAGCTGGGTGTTGGGCACCACCTGAAGAATGGGGATAGAGAAGTACAGGTGTTCGGGTCATTGGAAGTGTCCCATCCATGCTCAACTCCAGTGTGTCCTGGAGGAGGACACATTGGGCCACCAACATCCTCCAATGGCTGCACCTCAACTGCCCAGTTCAAGCATCCAGGTGGGCTCCCACATCACTGGTGTCCCTCAAGGAACTACTGTGGGCCATCCACAGCACCAGAGGTGTCCCTGAGTTTGACAGACACAGCATGAAGACCTGGCACCACCCAGCCAAGCTTTTAAACCCACCCTGGTGCCCAGGATCTCTTTGCTCCAAGTAGGAGACCCCCAGCCCTCCATGGACACTAGACTTGGGGAACTTGGAGCATGTGAAGGTGGTGGGAGCCATGGGAGACACAAAGTCCTGCCCAGAGAGGCAGGGGTGAAGGCATGAAGGTCCCACTTCCCACCCACCCTGAATCCTTCACGCACCGGCACATCCTTGAACTGCTTTGCACTGGCATccatcctcagctcctgctggaTGTACTCGGGCAGCGGGCGCTTCGGGTCACCACCTGTCACAGCCAGGAACTCAGCAGCCACCTTCAGAGTTGCCAGGACATTGGAGATGGCGTTGACTGAGCGGGCCTCTTCCATGATGCGCTTCTGCTGGTTGATGCTGAGCGGCTCCTGGCAGCAAGAATGGCAAGAATGTGACCTGGCAAGGGCTGGGAACACCACAAAATGATGCCTTCCCAGACTGCTCATCCCCCTGGCACAGAACTGAGTCCTGCCAGGTCTCCCAACCCACTACTTGAGTTGGCCTTGGGTCTTCTCACACATCTTCCCAGTCTTTGTGCCCCCATTGTGACAGAGAACTTGAGGGGAGACCTCAGGGTTGGATGGAGGAGAAGACCGGTGATCCATTTCCTACCTGGTCCAGTTGGTCCCTGACTTTCATCTTGGTGTCCTGGAGGGTCCTCACATTGTTGCGGGGAATGGATGGAGCCGTCTGGAAAGGGTTTGGGACAGCTGGTTACAAATATGCCTGGTGGCACTTAACAGGGGCCAGCAGAGAAGCTCATCTGGGCAGGTGTGGGCCATGGGATGTCCCTGAGGgttctgcaggaggtggtggaTGGCCTCCTGAGGCCACTGTGGGGTTGTGGAGATCGGGGGAGGACCCTGATGTCTGGAAGAAGGCATTTCTGTGAAGGAGGATCTGAGGAGCTCACAGCCTCACCTCTGTCCCCAGCAAGGCAATGGAGAAAGTCCTCTTGGGAGCTACTTCCAAGGACCAAAAAGATCCTAGGAACAGCCCGTGTGGACTGGTCACCTTTAGGAGAGCATGCACAACCCACgtgctgcaggacagcctgATTCTAGTGTCCCCAAGTCCCCTTTTCCCACCGGCTCCAGGCTGCATTTCACAGAATGGAGACCAACAGCCCCAGTCAGGGGGGTGCTCCTCCAAGGTGGTTCAGAGTCCCACTTTGGACCACCCATAATTCTGGAAGATGCTTCTTAAAGTTCTTTGAACAGCTACCAACTCCTCCTTCGTTCTCAAAGAAACCTGGCTGGCTTCCCCTTCACAAAAGTCAGGGCTGTAGGTCCTCATGCTACCTTTCAGCCCACCATTTCATGACCACAGAAGTGGTTTCTGGCCATGGCACTCCATCAAAACCCAAGGAGGAGAGACAGATGCACAGCAGGCATTTATCAATGCCTTCAGTTGAACCTGCTGACTCCAGAAAGGCACATAGAAGAGGCTGGAAATAGACCCCAACCTCACCGCCAGCCTAGGACAACCCAACCTGGCCATCACTGAGCTCACCTGAGCCTTGATGATGGGTTTCCCACTGATGAAGCGATGAACCACTTGCCGCTGCAGCATCTCAAAGTCAAAGTAGGTCGTCTTGGTGCCATCTTCATCTATCTCATACTGCAAGTTGGCGAGCGCCATGGTCAGCAGATCGCTCTTGGATACAGCCAGCACAGAGGAGGGCTTCACCTCTTCTG from Falco biarmicus isolate bFalBia1 chromosome 3, bFalBia1.pri, whole genome shotgun sequence carries:
- the LOC130145575 gene encoding antigen WC1.1-like isoform X1, with the translated sequence MGKEGLLFFQVLWLLPWVQLCRGAAEVRLVNGGRRCAGRVEVKQQGQWGTVCGVFWDMKDATVVCNQLGCGSAVGAPKYEYFGPGSGPVWMFGVHCRGTERALSDCTNRREYQEDCNHSLDAGVICSGFVQLTGGDSPCSGRVEIHSRGSWRAVCDSDFGPKAADVVCRELQCGAALSVVGAAPFGEHAGPMWNGLLQCMGNESLLVSCPRGPPRDQPCTHGNAAGIICTRKDSCWGVKQEGDAGDRGVGQGGCCARREDGRRDVVACSPKVMQKEEKGRVSSAWPLLQLLREREHRSALPRPSLFPEYTGFRLNNGTACEGRVEVQVQGTWGSLCASRWDLLDAHVLCRHLNCGFAETIPERGRFGRGTGPIWRDSFHCNGTEEHLGQCSMTTLGASPCSREDEAAVICSGPADSKSLRLVGGESQCNGRVEIFHHGTWGRVLDDNWDMQEANVVCQQLRCGAATAAYKPLKAQRGRGPVGLRGVRCAGQETSLTACRTSLPKNARVAEMMEDVGVVCSGSWQIRLVDGPGRCAGRVEVYNQGSWGTVCDDGWDLLDATVVCRQLDCGGAVDAVRFAQFGAGSGEIWLDNVNCSGNESALWDCPAVSWEQQDCGHKEDAGVICSDFMALRLENSNNCSGRLQVFYNGTWGGVCSNSVTPKTVSLACKELGCGNRGSLEMRLPYGRVSGPTWLDHVQCEERISSFWQCPSSPWNPQSCRDLRDETYITCNGSWTEAPPTLEPPCPNSTSCTDREKIRAMGGEDKCSGRVEIWHRGSWGTVCDDSWDMQDAEVACRQLGCGPAVSALDEAAFGQGMGPIWLEKVECRGTELSLQDCWAQPGDSGACRHKEDASVRCSAPLRTAAPASQTDPTPEHLTGSRSISLPVVICIILGGLLCLLLALLVGQIQSARAWRKALPLSVGSGTSWEPFPAAVYEEINYRLAWEKEAKFRGSGSYSEGFPIKLQPYPQDSKEEDGLGPAPDVLDPPGGYQADGYDDVREASGPGEDPVSRQGDWEMPVAPEEGAGPMDAPGGANLPSQRSAGAPGAVEGAWSLSLESAGYDDAEEVSLAHPPEDTEAVAPGRDARLLLLPRSFTDPKCSCHSPRAVRRHSIPRTPPPPVLQPHPTTLLQHPLGLCRCSTCVQMQGGWEQEGLGGPLPGRQRKESPWGGRKDSQET
- the LOC130145575 gene encoding antigen WC1.1-like isoform X8 — protein: MGKEGLLFFQVLWLLPWVQLCRGAAEVRLVNGGRRCAGRVEVKQQGQWGTVCGVFWDMKDATVVCNQLGCGSAVGAPKYEYFGPGSGPVWMFGVHCRGTERALSDCTNRREYQEDCNHSLDAGVICSGFVQLTGGDSPCSGRVEIHSRGSWRAVCDSDFGPKAADVVCRELQCGAALSVVGAAPFGEHAGPMWNGLLQCMGNESLLVSCPRGPPRDQPCTHGNAAGIICTRKDSCWGVKQEGDAGDRGVGQGGCCARREDGRRDVVACSPKVMQKEEKGRVSSAWPLLQLLREREHRSALPRPSLFPEYTGFRLNNGTACEGRVEVQVQGTWGSLCASRWDLLDAHVLCRHLNCGFAETIPERGRFGRGTGPIWRDSFHCNGTEEHLGQCSMTTLGASPCSREDEAAVICSGPADSKSLRLVGGESQCNGRVEIFHHGTWGRVLDDNWDMQEANVVCQQLRCGAATAAYKPLKAQRGRGPVGLRGVRCAGQETSLTACRTSLPKNARVAEMMEDVGVVCSGSWQIRLVDGPGRCAGRVEVYNQGSWGTVCDDGWDLLDATVVCRQLDCGGAVDAVRFAQFGAGSGEIWLDNVNCSGNESALWDCPAVSWEQQDCGHKEDAGVICSDFMALRLENSNNCSGRLQVFYNGTWGGVCSNSVTPKTVSLACKELGCGNRGSLEMRLPYGRVSGPTWLDHVQCEERISSFWQCPSSPWNPQSCRDLRDETYITCNGSWTEAPPTLEPPCPNSTSCTDREKIRAMGGEDKCSGRVEIWHRGSWGTVCDDSWDMQDAEVACRQLGCGPAVSALDEAAFGQGMGPIWLEKVECRGTELSLQDCWAQPGDSGACRHKEDASVRCSAPLRTAAPASQTDPTPEHLTGSRSISLPVVICIILGGLLCLLLALLVGQIQSARAWRKALPLSVGSGTSWEPFPAAVYEEINYRLAWEKEAKFRGSVVGLWGEQPGPEPNRGASSPPALPIPAGNSPPLPASAPCVTPEGLLFRGVPNQAAALPPGQQGGGWSGASTRCP
- the LOC130145575 gene encoding deleted in malignant brain tumors 1 protein-like isoform X9, with translation MGKEGLLFFQVLWLLPWVQLCRGAAEVRLVNGGRRCAGRVEVKQQGQWGTVCGVFWDMKDATVVCNQLGCGSAVGAPKYEYFGPGSGPVWMFGVHCRGTERALSDCTNRREYQEDCNHSLDAGVICSGFVQLTGGDSPCSGRVEIHSRGSWRAVCDSDFGPKAADVVCRELQCGAALSVVGAAPFGEHAGPMWNGLLQCMGNESLLVSCPRGPPRDQPCTHGNAAGIICTRKDSCWGVKQEGDAGDRGVGQGGCCARREDGRRDVVACSPKVMQKEEKGRVSSAWPLLQLLREREHRSALPRPSLFPEYTGFRLNNGTACEGRVEVQVQGTWGSLCASRWDLLDAHVLCRHLNCGFAETIPERGRFGRGTGPIWRDSFHCNGTEEHLGQCSMTTLGASPCSREDEAAVICSGPADSKSLRLVGGESQCNGRVEIFHHGTWGRVLDDNWDMQEANVVCQQLRCGAATAAYKPLKAQRGRGPVGLRGVRCAGQETSLTACRTSLPKNARVAEMMEDVGVVCSGSWQIRLVDGPGRCAGRVEVYNQGSWGTVCDDGWDLLDATVVCRQLDCGGAVDAVRFAQFGAGSGEIWLDNVNCSGNESALWDCPAVSWEQQDCGHKEDAGVICSDFMALRLENSNNCSGRLQVFYNGTWGGVCSNSVTPKTVSLACKELGCGNRGSLEMRLPYGRVSGPTWLDHVQCEERISSFWQCPSSPWNPQSCRDLRDETYITCNGSWTEAPPTLEPPCPNSTSCTGRRFVPWEARTSARAGWRSGTAAPGGRCAMTPGTCRMLRWRVGSWAAALRCLPWTRLRLGRGWAPSGWRRWSAGGQSCLCRIAGHSLGTAVRAGTRRMLLCAARVSCGAGNPHGAVGEEPGKVFSPLGPIAPPEVLRTRPSLWGTGASWAAAPPVGLDVLWLLPAGP